A stretch of Ciconia boyciana chromosome 36, ASM3463844v1, whole genome shotgun sequence DNA encodes these proteins:
- the LOC140645658 gene encoding uncharacterized protein, with translation MGVEVDLETPMVDIDPHGGQSAPGEPPDVGRSSSRRSRWTWRTPPRWTFIIAEVEVDLENPPTLDVHHRGGRGGPGEPPHVGRSSPRRSRWTWRTPPHWTFITAGVEVDLENSPTLDVHHHGGQGGPGDPHVGYSLSWRSRWTWRTPHIGRSSPRRSRWSWRTPHVGRSSPRRSRASIFITILLLVVSIYLLTITFLLRASIFITILLLVVSIYLLTITFLLLGASVITAVLLLRVFLLLLAFLLLLLLLLGVPALLLGRRVAAGTVGAVGRLGVATGVVEICRGRGRGARTPIGGP, from the exons ATGGGGGTCGAGGTGGACCTGGAGACCCCCATGGTGGACATTGATCCTCATGGAGGTCAAAGTGCTCCTGGAGAACCCCCCGACGTTGGACGTTCATCATCGCGGAGGTCGAGGTGGACCTGGAGAACCCCCCCACGTTGGACGTTCATCATCGCGGAGGTCGAGGTGGACCTGGAGAACCCCCCCACGTTGGACGTTCATCATCGCGGAGGTCGAGGTGGACCTGGAGAACCCCCCCACGTTGGACGTTCATCACCGCGGAGGTCGAGGTGGACCTGGAGAACCCCCCCACATTGGACGTTCATCACCGCAGGGGTCGAGGTGGACCTGGAGAACTCCCCCACGTTGGACGTTCATCACCACGGGGGTCAAGGTGGACCTGGAGACCCCCATGTTGGATATTCTTTGTCATGGAGGTCAAGATGGACCTGGAGAACCCCCCACATTGGACGTTCATCACCACGGAG GTCAAGGTGGTCCTGGAGAACCCCCCACGTTGGACGTTCATCACCACGGAGGTCAAG ggCCTCCATCTTCAtcaccatcctcctcctcgTGGTCTCCATCTACCTCCTCACCAtcaccttcctcctcagggCCTCCATCTTCAtcaccatcctcctcctcgTGGTCTCCATCTACCTCCTCACcatcaccttcctcctcctggggGCCTCTGTCATCACCGCCGTCCTCCTCCTCAgggtcttcctcctcctcctcgccttcctcctcctcctcctcctcctcctgggggTCCCCGCCCTCCTGCTCGGGCGGCgggtggcagcagggacagtCGGAGCGGTGGGACGGCTCGGCGTCGCGACGGGGGTCGTAGAAATCTGCAgggggagggggcgcggcgCCCGGACCCCTATAGGCGGCCCGTAg
- the FUS gene encoding RNA-binding protein FUS yields the protein MASNDYSQTATQSYGAYPTPPGQGYSQQSSQPYGQQSYSSYSQSTDTSAYGQNSYSSSYGQTQSSYSTQSTPQGYGSTSGYGSGQSSQASYGQPSSYPSYSQPPAASSSTGSYGSGSQSSSYGQPPSSGYNQQSSYSGQQQSYSQQSSYNPPQSYSQQSQYNSGSSSGSNSYGQDQSSMSGGSGGYQEQSGYGGGQQERSRGRGGYGRGGYDRGGRGSRGGRGGNLGGGERGGFNKFGGPRDQGPRHDPGEQDNSDNNTIFVQGLGENVTIESVADYFKQIGIIKTNKKTGQPMINLYTDRETGKLKGEATVSFDDPPSAKAAIDWFDGKEFSGNLIKVSFATRRTDFNRGGGRGGRGRGGPMGRGGFGGGNSGSGGGNRGGFPSGGGGQQRAGDWKCPNPACENMNFSWRNECNQCKAPKPDGPGAPHMGKYPGGSRGGNHMGGGGGGFGEERRGGRGGFDRGGYRGGRGGDRGGFRGGRGGDRGGFGPGKMDSRGDHRQDRRERPY from the exons ATGGCCTCCAACG ACTACAGCCAGACGGCGACACAGAG CTACGGGGCCTACCCCACCCCACCGGGGCAGGGCTACTcgcagcagagcagccagccctACGGCCAGCAGAGCTACAGCAGCTATAGCCAGTCGACTGACACCTCCGCCTACGGCCAGAACAGCTACAGCTCTTCTTACGGCCAGACCCAGAGCA GCTACAGCACCCAGTCGACCCCCCAAGGCTACGGCAGCACCAGCGGCTACGGCAGCGGGCAGAGCTCGCAGGCCTCGTACGGGCAGCCCTCCTCCTACCCCAGCTACTCCCAACCGCCAGCGGCCAGCTCCTCCACCGGCAG CTATGGGAGCGGCTCGCAGAGCTCCAGCTACGGCCAACCCCCCAGCAGCGGTTATAACCAACAGTCGAGCTACAgcgggcagcagcagagctacAGCCAGCAGTCCTCCTACAACCCGCCCCAGAGCTACAGCCAGCAGAGCCAGTACAACAGCGGGAGCAGCAGTGGAT CCAACAGCTACGGGCAGGACCAGTCGTCCAtgagcggcggcagcggcggtTACCAGGAGCAGAGCGGCTACGGGGGCGGCCAGCAGGAGCGGAGCCGTGGCCGGGGCGGCTATGGCCGAGGCGGCTACGACCGCGGGGGCCGCGggagccggggcggccgcggagGCAACCTCGG CGGTGGTGAGCGTGGTGGCTTCAATAAATTCGGTG GACCCCGGGACCAAGGGCCGCGGCATGATCCTG GCGAGCAGGATAACTCGGACAACAACACCATCTTCGTGCAGGGGCTGGGCGAGAACGTCACCATCGAGTCGGTGGCCGACTACTTCAAGCAGATCGGCATCATTAAG ACCAACAAGAAGACGGGGCAGCCCATGATCAACCTGTACACGGACCGTGAGACGGGCAAGCTGAAGGGGGAGGCTACCGTCTCCTTCGACGACCCCCCCTCCGCCAAAGCCGCCATCGACTGGTTTGATG GCAAAGAGTTTTCCGGCAACCTCATCAAGGTGTCCTTCGCCACTCGCCGCACCGACTTCAACCGCGGGGGtggccggggcggccgcgggcggggaG GTCCCATGGGGCGCGGCGGTTTCGGTGGCGGCAACAGCGGCTCCGGCGGGGGCAACCGGGGCGGCTTCCCTAGCGGCGGCGGTGGCCAGCAGCGCGCCGGTGACTGGAAGTGCCCCAACCC AGCCTGTGAGAACATGAACTTCTCGTGGCGCAACGAGTGCAACCAGTGCAAGGCCCCCAAGCCCGACGGGCCCGGCGCCCCCCACATGGGGAAGTACCCGGGGGGCAGCCGCGGCGGGAACCACATGG gcggtggcggcggcgggtTCGGCGAGGAACGACGCGGAGGACGCGGGGGTTTCGACCGCGGAGGCTAcaggggcggccggggcggagACCGGGGCGGTTTCCGCGGGGGGAGAGGCGGCGACCGAGGCGGCTTTGGGCCGGGGAAGATGGATTCCAG gGGCGACCACCGGCAGGACCGCCGCGAGAGGCCCTACTGA